The window TGGGGCTACCTGGCGGGCTGGTCCTTCGTGGTCGGCAAGACCGCCTCCTGCGCGGCCATGGCGCTGACCTTCGGCGCCTACCTCCTCCCCGGCTGGGAGAAGGCCCTGGCGGCGGCCACCGTGGTCGCGCTCACCGCGCTCAACTACCGCGGGATCCAGCGCTCCACGATGGTGATCAAGATCCTGCTGGCCGCGGTCCTGGCCGTCCTGGCCGCCGTGTGCGTTGCCATGCTCCTCAGCGGGCGCCTGGCCGCCGTCGCCCAGGTGGAGGGCCTGGGGCCCTGGCCCGGCTCCTTCGGTGTGCTCGGCGCGGCCGGGATGATCTTCTTCGCCTTCGCCGGGTACGCCAGGGTGGCCACCCTGGGCGGCGAGGTCCGCGACCCCCAGACCACGATCCCCCGCGCGGTCAACATCTCCCTGGGCGGCGTGCTGGCGCTCTACCTCGTCATCGGCACCGGACTGCTGATCGTGCTGGGCCGCGAGCGCCTGTCCACCACCGACACCCCGATGGTCGACGCCGTCCGGGTGGCCGGGTTCGACTGGCTGGCCCCCGTGGTGGTCGCGGGCGCGGCCGTGGCCAGCCTGGGGGCCCTGCTCTCCCTCATCCTCGGGGTCTCGCGCACCACCGCCGCGATGGCCGCCGACGGACACCTGCCCCGCTCCCTGGCCTCGGTCCACGAGCGCCACGGGGTGCCCCACCGCGCCGAGCTGCTGGTCGGCGCCGTCGTCATCGCCCTGGTCCTGGTCACCGACCTGCGCGGCGCGATCGCCTTCTCCGCCTTCGGAGTGCTGGTCTACTACGCCATCACCAACGCCTCGGCGCTGCGCCTGGGTCCCGACGAGCCCCGCCCGCCGCTGCTGGTGCCGCTGACCGGGCTGGGCGGCTGCGTCGTGCTGGCGTG is drawn from Nocardiopsis dassonvillei subsp. dassonvillei DSM 43111 and contains these coding sequences:
- a CDS encoding APC family permease; this encodes MTTSSSGPQARPARVLGTVDAVAIGAGAMLGAGVFTVFAPAALGAGAWLPVAILIAGIVAYCNAVSSARLAARHPESGGAYVYGRERLGDLWGYLAGWSFVVGKTASCAAMALTFGAYLLPGWEKALAAATVVALTALNYRGIQRSTMVIKILLAAVLAVLAAVCVAMLLSGRLAAVAQVEGLGPWPGSFGVLGAAGMIFFAFAGYARVATLGGEVRDPQTTIPRAVNISLGGVLALYLVIGTGLLIVLGRERLSTTDTPMVDAVRVAGFDWLAPVVVAGAAVASLGALLSLILGVSRTTAAMAADGHLPRSLASVHERHGVPHRAELLVGAVVIALVLVTDLRGAIAFSAFGVLVYYAITNASALRLGPDEPRPPLLVPLTGLGGCVVLACSLPLPTVITGMAVLAVGAGLWWLRERFDLRF